The Elgaria multicarinata webbii isolate HBS135686 ecotype San Diego chromosome 4, rElgMul1.1.pri, whole genome shotgun sequence genome contains a region encoding:
- the KTI12 gene encoding protein KTI12 homolog, which produces MPLVVLCGLPGSGKSRRADELRAALSAEEGEERRVFVVAEADLAGVGGGGRSALRAEAERRLSRRDVVIVDAGSELKSFRYELYCLSKHAGTPHCLVLCPGGAARPDRPPLEPPDSRNRWDWPLFTAPLEPAQPLPLPEIRAALFERRPPPPNQSTRSQPLQAAGFLHQLDRLTQDVLAALMVAQRNGVQPGQFIPVAVDGLGGGAEPLGLVLNRPVSLAELSRLRRQFLSYAKMHPGEGEENLPQLGGMFLQYLRRNLR; this is translated from the coding sequence ATGCCGCTGGTAGTGCTGTGCGGGCTGCCGGGGAGCGGCAAGAGCCGGCGTGCCGATGAGCTGAGGGCGGCGTTGAGCGCCGAGGAGGGAGAGGAGCGGAGAGTCTTCGTGGTGGCCGAGGCGGACTTGGCCGGagttggcggcggcggcaggtctGCCCTGCGGGCGGAGGCCGAGCGGCGGCTGAGCCGGCGGGACGTGGTGATTGTGGACGCGGGCAGCGAGCTGAAGAGCTTCCGCTACGAGCTCTACTGCCTCAGCAAGCACGCGGGGACGCCGCACTGCCTGGTGCTCTGCCCGGGGGGCGCCGCCCGGCCCGACCGCCCGCCCTTGGAGCCGCCGGACTCGCGCAACCGCTGGGACTGGCCTCTCTTCACGGCGCCCCTCGAGCCGGCCcagccgctgccgctgcccgAGATCCGCGCCGCCCTCTTCGAGCGACGCCCGCCGCCCCCCAACCAGTCCACGCGCTCCCAGCCCCTCCAGGCCGCCGGCTTCCTCCACCAGCTCGACCGCCTCACGCAGGACGTGCTGGCCGCCCTCATGGTTGCCCAGAGGAACGGCGTCCAGCCCGGGCAGTTCATCCCGGTGGCCGTGGACGGGCTAGGAGGCGGCGCAGAGCCTCTTGGGCTGGTGCTGAACAGGCCCGTCAGCCTGGCTGAGCTCAGCCGGCTCCGAAGGCAGTTCCTCAGCTACGCCAAGATGCACccgggagaaggagaggagaatcTACCCCAGCTGGGCGGCATGTTTCTACAGTACCTCAGACGCAACCTCCGGTGA